In one window of Eleutherodactylus coqui strain aEleCoq1 chromosome 10, aEleCoq1.hap1, whole genome shotgun sequence DNA:
- the LOC136581111 gene encoding uncharacterized protein has translation MNFNMPDHLFTVQRGLKGNRGVWRGIEESGEGQRNLEGDREQRRLERVQQSLGWREESGGKGEVSEWDRGIWRRTEESGRRTEESGEKQRSLEKDRGIWEEDRGVWREAEESGGTEESEGGQRRLSGTGIWGTTEESGGGQLSLEQLEESGGDRVVCSRTEKAERDRRSLWEDRGVWKEQRSLESDKRIWRGTEKCGGNLRECREVLRGQNSLGVKFSCSANTVTALHSGTSTGNSSNHRRGSNNCRGSNNCRGSNNCRGNNYNCRGNNYNCRGNNDNCRSIHYNCRGNNYNCRSIHYNCRGNNYNCRSIHYNCRGNNYNCRSIHYNCRGNNYNCRSIHYNCRGNNYNCRYNSLHFCGYRYNSLHFCGDRYNSLHFCGDRYNSLHFCGYRYNSFHFCGDRYNSLHFCGDRYNSLHFCGDRYNSFHFCGDRYNSFHFCGDRYNSLHFCGDRNNYRNYDTTQEPYNYKQHPGSRIFLRTSSLRHHTHLFLCSVGRCWLHWLFLLRRLLLVIRPSLLKTRPSPT, from the exons AtgaatttcaacatgcctgatcatttgttcacagtacagaggggtctgaaggggaacagaggagtctggagaggGATAGAGGAGTCTGGAGAGGGACAAAGGAATCTGGAGGGGGACAGAGAACAGAGGAGGCTTGAAAGAGTGCAGCAAAGTCTAGGGTGGAGAGAAGAGTCTGGGGGTAAGGGAGAGGTGTCTGAGTGGGACAGAGGtatctggagaaggacagaagagtctgggaggaggacagaggagtctggagagaAGCAaaggagtctggagaaggacagaggaatctgggaggaggacagaggagtctggagagaAGCAGAGGAGTCTggggggacagaggagtctgaaggAGGACAAAGGCGTCTGAGTGGGACAGGGATCTGGGGGAcgacagaagagtctggaggaggacagttGAGTCTGGAGCAATtagaggagtctggaggggacAGAGTGGTCTGTAGTAGGACAGAGAAAGCTGAAAGAGACAGGAGGAGTCTGTgggaggacagaggagtctggaaggaacagaggagtctggagagtGACAAACGAATCTGGAGGGGGACAGAGAAATGTGGAGGAAACTTGAGAGAGTGCAGAGAAGTCTTGAGGGGACAGAATAGTCTGGGGGTAAAA TTTAGCTGCAGTGCTAATACTGTCACTGCTCTGCATTCAGGCACCAG CACCGGGAACAGCTCAAACCACCGCAG GGGCAGCAACAACTGCAG GGGCAGCAACAACTGCAG GGGCAGCAACAACTGCAG GGGCAACAACTACAACTGCAG GGGCAACAACTACAACTGCAG GGGCAACAACGACAACTGCAG GAGCATCCACTACAACTGCAG GGGCAACAACTACAACTGCAG GAGCATCCACTACAACTGCAG GGGCAACAACTACAACTGCAG GAGCATCCACTACAACTGCAG GGGCAACAACTACAACTGCAG GAGCATCCACTACAACTGCAG GGGCAACAACTACAACTGCAG GAGCATCCACTACAACTGCAG gggcaacAACTACAACTGCAG GTACAACAGTCTCCACTTCTGCGGGTACAG GTACAACAGTCTCCACTTCTGCGGGGACAG GTACAACAGTCTCCACTTCTGCGGGGACAG GTACAACAGTCTCCACTTCTGCGGGTACAG GTACAACAGTTTCCACTTCTGCGGGGACAG GTACAACAGTCTCCACTTCTGCGGGGACAG GTACAACAGTCTCCACTTCTGCGGGGACAG GTACAACAGTTTCCACTTCTGCGGGGACAG GTACAACAGTTTCCACTTCTGCGGGGACAG GTACAACAGTCTCCACTTCTGCGGGGACAG GAACAACTACAGAAACTACGACACCACACA AGAACCTTATAACTACAAACAACACCCCGGtagcag AATCTTCCTCAGGACTTCCAGTCTACGCCATCATACTCATCTCTTTCTTTGTAGCGTTGGCCGGTGTTGGCTTCATTGGTTGTTTCTTCTGCGTCGCTTACTAT